A window of the Fusarium fujikuroi IMI 58289 draft genome, chromosome FFUJ_chr09 genome harbors these coding sequences:
- a CDS encoding putative OS-9-like protein, with translation MRRSNLFLLATVQLVGARSPGFSIHEDLLTYPQFEVVFDSQYISEKDAHLLLDSQHPTYSADFAQSTLDQAREADERDNESDNQGQNGPSHTYELMKLPPHEYLCSIPIIQPPEPENKTANELAKAEEARELTRATASGWELLSQLEDSCLYFMSGWWSYSFCNNREIVQFHALPSIPNGQPPKRDPNTMDFTLGKVPAIPANAAHQAKLNGIENPPPAELQVKGDQRYLVQRLEGGTICDLTGRERTIEVQYHCVPGMKTDRIGWIKEVTICAYLMVVNTPRLCNDVAFLPPEETRANPISCKLIVGENGQTPLLDQAVPVKEAEAQEPLKQEGEEVKPEEAKPQDAAKEPVNIGGVIVGARNVLSGADEAGKPPAKLSPPRSYFSNTDTDGERFIEVVASGKSKEDGAEVKLLSTEELERLDLKPSTVKDMTERMKKLAGKYGWKLELVELPGGEKELRGYIDADEDELAKNKAKLKKEKEALDKAKADKKKAGKEGGEETEGSQEEFFKKKDEL, from the exons ATGCGCCGCTCCAATTTATTCTTGCTGGCCACTGTCCAGCTTGTTGGAGCTCGTTCACCGGGCTTCAGCATCCACGAGGACTTGTTGACGTACCCTCAG TTCGAAGTAGTTTTTGATAGTCAATACATTTCCGAAAAAGATGCACATTTGTTGCTCGATAGCCAACATCCTACTTACTCTGCCGACTTTGCGCAATCAACACTTGATCAAGCTCGGGAAGCTGACGAGCGCGACAATGAAAGCGACAACCAGGGCCAAAATGGTCCGTCGCATACATACGAACTTATGAAACTCCCTCCCCACGAATACCTCTGCTCTATCCCTATTATACAACCCCCCGAACCCGAGAACAAGACAGCAAATGAGCTGGCCAAGGCCGAAGAAGCACGAGAGCTTACTCGCGCGACAGCAAGCGGATGGGAACTTCTCTCACAACTTGAAGATTCTTGTCTGTACTTTATGTCAGGATGGTGGAGCTACAGTTTCTGCAACAACCGCGAGATCGTCCAGTTCCACGCCCTCCCATCTATACCAAATGGCCAGCCTCCCAAGCGCGACCCCAACACCATGGACTTTACGCTTGGCAAGGTCCCCGCGATTCCCGCCAACGCTGCGCACCAGGCAAAGTTGAACGGTATCGAGAACCCACCACCAGCGGAGCTGCAGGTCAAGGGAGATCAACGATATCTGGTACAGAGACTAGAAGGTGGAACGATCTGCGATTTGACCGGCAGGGAACGGACAATCGAGGTCCAGTATCATTGTGTGCCTGGTATGAAGACTGATAGGATCGGATGGATCAAGGAGGTCACGATCTGTGCTTATCTCATGGTGGTAAACACACCACGTCTCTGCAACGACGttgctttcttgcctcctGAGGAGACTAGAGCGAACCCCATTTCGTGCAAGCTCATCGTCGGCGAGAACGGCCAGACTCCTCTACTGGATCAGGCGGTGCCTGTGAAGGAAGCTGAGGCGCAGGAGCCCCTAAAGCAGGAGGGCGAAGAGGTCAAACCCGAAGAGGCCAAGCCGCAAGATGCAGCAAAAGAGCCCGTCAACATCGGTGGTGTCATCGTAGGAGCCCGCAATGTCCTCTCCGGCGCCGACGAAGCAGGCAAACCACCTGCCAAGCTCTCTCCTCCACGAAGCTACTTCTCCAACACCGACACCGACGGCGAGCGCTTTATCGAAGTCGTCGCCTCCGGTAAGAGCAAAGAAGACGGCGCCGAagtcaagctcctcagcaCCGAAGAACTAGAACGTCTCGACCTCAAGCCCTCCACCGTGAAGGACATGACAGAGCGCATGAAGAAGCTCGCAGGGAAGTACGGGTGGAAACtcgagcttgttgagcttcctgGTGGTGAAAAGGAGTTGAGGGGGTATATTGAcgcagatgaggatgagcttgcgaagaacaaggccaagttgaagaaggagaaagaagcgCTGGATAAGGCCAAGGCggataagaagaaggctggcaAGGAGGGTGGGGAGGAGACGGAGGGGAGTCAGGAGgagttcttcaagaagaaagatgaaTTGTAA
- a CDS encoding related to 6-hydroxy-d-nicotine oxidase, translating to MVSLLLICLHAALALAASTSPANTSTVLNNCLASKKVPYIRPNSPQWTQEARPYNLRLAYTPAAIALPTTVDHVQDAVKCGNQYQVRVSAKGGGHSYGSFGYGGENGHLVIVMDSMDQVTLNKYMSCNIQAGARLGHVASELYKLGQRAIPHGSCPGVGIAGHALHGGYGFASRTYGLTLDTFIGATVILANGTRTYAADGEGGDNQLMWALRGAGSSYGIVVELDFQTIKAPDTVTPFSIELDWDENQAVEGLIAFQKFAVDAPKQLNMQIYIGPSGQTIQGVYYGTRTALNNALKPLLGDIKAQISASSTGGWIEGLKAYANGQNLDQRRPYDQHSTFCSTSLMTVALTRSQVKSFVKTLFDNINDRDARHSWYILIDLFGGPNSAITTAGSTNSAFPHRDKLLLFQFSDHGKYATHAKNGFTLLKRFRESITKTMDDSQWGMYANYLDTQLDNLDAVEQYYELNLGRLRELKRTYDRNDMFWNPQGIRPATRG from the exons ATGGTGTCCTTACTCCTCATATGCCTCCACGCAGCTCTTGCTCTCGCAGCCTCTACTTCACCAGCTAATACCTCAACTGTTCTGAACAACTGTCTTGCCTCCAAGAAAGTTCCCTACATCCGCCCCAACTCACCCCAATGGACCCAAGAAGCCAGACCTTACAACCTTCGTCTGGCCTACACTCCTGCTGCTATTGCACTGCCTACCACTGTTGATCATGTCCAGGATGCCGTCAAGTGCGGTAATCAGTACCAGGTACGAGTCAGCGCCAAAGGTGGCGGCCATAGCTATGGTTCCTTCGGCTATGGAGGCGAAAATGGCCATCTCGTAATCGTGATGGACTCCATGGACCAGGTTACGTTGAACAAGTACATGAGTTGTAACATCCAGGCTGGTGCTCGGCTTGGACACGTTGCTTCTGAGTTGTATAAGCTTGGTCAGAGAGCTATTCCCCACGGAAGCTGCCCAGG TGTTGGCATTGCAGGCCACGCCCTTCATGGGGGTTATGGCTTCGCCTCACGAACATACGGTCTCACACTCGACACTTTCATCGGCGCAACCGTGATTCTTGCCAACGGAACACGAACTTACGCTGCAGATGGAGAAGGCGGAGATAACCAACTCATGTGGGCTCTTCGCGGCGCAGGATCTTCTTACGGGATCGTGGTTGAACTCGACTTCCAAACGATCAAAGCCCCTGATACAGTCACGCCGTTCAGTATTGAACTTGATTGGGACGAGAACCAAGCTGTTGAGGGATTGATTGCGTTCCAAAAGTTTGCAGTCGACGCACCAAAGCAACTGAATATGCAGATCTACATTGGGCCATCGGGGCAGACCATTCAGGGTGTTTACTACGGAACAAGGACGGCTTTGAATAACGCgctcaagcctcttcttggaGACATTAAAGCACAAATCTCTGCCTCGAGCACCGGAGGATGGATTGAAGGATTGAAGGCCTATGCAAATGGCCAGAACCTCGATCAAAGACGTCCATACGATCAG CACAGCACTTTCTGCAGCACAAGTCTCATGACTGTAGCCCTCACCCGGTCCCAAGTCAAGTCGTTCGTCAAAACTCTCTTCGACAACATCAATGACCGCGATGCTCGACACTCATGGTACATCCTCATTGATCTCTTCGGCGGTCCCAACTCAGCCATCACAACAGCCGGTTCCACCAACAGCGCATTCCCTCATCGTGAcaaactcctcctctttCAGTTCTCTGACCACGGGAAGTACGCTACTCATGCGAAAAACGGCTTCACGCTGCTCAAGAGATTCAGAGAGAGTATCACCAAGACTATGGATGATTCTCAGTGGGGCATGTATGCGAACTACTTGGATACGCAGTTGGATAATCTGGATGCCGTTGAGCAGTACTACGAGTTGAACTTGGGCAGATTGAGGGAGCTCAAGAGAACGTATGATCGGAATGATATGTTCTGGAACCCGCAGGGTATTCGACCAGCGAcgagaggttga
- a CDS encoding related to PSF3-part of GINS, replication multiprotein complex — protein MSYYDIDAILTDAEKVPCHFEIDVRDLGHLDNSPHGLKAQTPLTLPLWLAEMLALASTANSSAPLSLNLPPCLSTTVLAALKADPRAVPLRDQSPHFYGVGVKMLELFDEKEIAEVLRKTFVVRAGEVGLHARKADEAVGGNGEEFLRGLEEWERGLFRRGHEGVKGAKEWTDKVKKT, from the exons ATGTCGTACTACGACATTGACGCCATCCTCACGGATGCAGAG AAAGTCCCCTGCCACTTCGAAATCGACGTTCGTGACCTCGGCCATCTCGACAACTCCCCCCACGGCCTCAAAGCCCAAACCCCCCTAACCCTCCCCCTCTGGCTCGCCGAAATGCTCGCCCTCGCCTCAACAGCCAACTCCTCCGCGCCCCTAAGCCTCAACCTCCCACCATGCCTCTCAACCACTGTCCTCGCCGCTCTGAAAGCTGATCCGCGCGCCGTTCCCCTCCGCGACCAAAGTCCTCACTTCTACGGTGTCGGCGTCAAAATGCTAGAGTTGTTCGACGAGAAGGAGATAGCCGAGGTTTTGAGAAAGACATTTGTTGTGAGGGCGGGTGAGGTTGGTCTTCATGCTAGAAAGGCTGATGAGGCGGTGGGGGGCAATGGGGAGGAGTTTTTGAGGGGTTTGGAGGAGTGGGAGAGGGGGTTGTTTAGGAGGGGACATGAGGGTGTTAAAGGAGCCAAGGAGTGGACTGAtaaggtcaagaagacatGA
- a CDS encoding probable SOD2-superoxide dismutase (Mn) precursor, mitochondrial → MASALLRSTPALRAGLRARSTPLAAMATTSFVRNKATLPDLPYDYGALEPHISGQIMELHHSKHHQTYVTGFNNATDALAEAQHKNDAKAAAAQAPLINFHGGGHVNHSLFWENLAPNGKGGGGEPEGKLLTAINEDFGSFDSFKKQTNATLAGIQGSGWAWLVKDKNSGTLSIVTRPNQDPVTGTLEPLLGIDAWEHAYYLQYQNRKAEYFSAIWEVINWGTVSKRFEK, encoded by the exons ATGGCTTCCGCTCTCCTCCGTTCAACTCCCGCCCTCCGCGCCGGTCTGCGCGCCCGCTCAACTCCCCTCGCCGCCATGGCCACAACCAGCTTCGTCCGCAACAAGGCCACCCTCCCCGATCTTCCTT ACGACTATGGCGCTCTTGAGCCTCACATCTCCGGCCAGATCATGGAGCTTCACCACTCCAAGCACCACCAGACCTACGTCACCGGCTTCAACAACGCTACTGACGCCCTCGCTGAGGCCCAGCACAAGAACGACGCCAAGGCCGCTGCTGCCCAGGCTCCTCTGATCAACTTCCACGGCGGTGGTCATGTTAACCACTCTCTCTTCTGGGAGAACCTTGCTCCCAATGGCAagggcggtggtggtgagcCCGAGGGTAAGCTTCTGACTGCTATCAATGAGGACTTTGGCTCCTTCGACTCTTTCAAGAAGCAGACCAACGCTACCCTCGCTGGTATCCAGGGCTCCGGCTGGGCCTGGCTcgtcaaggacaagaactcTGGCACTCTGTCCATTGTCACCCGACCCAACCAGGACCCCGTCACTGGCACTCTtgagcctcttcttggtatTGACGCCTGGGAGCACGCTTACTACCTCCAGTACCAGAACCGCAAGGCTGAGTACTTCAGCGCCATCTGGGAGGTTATCAACTGGGGCACTGTTTCCAAGCGATTCGAGAAATAA
- a CDS encoding related to rasp f 7 allergen, translated as MFSKLFLLALPLVLAAPAVKRTEGDITFYTPGQGACAGTHGVEDMVAAVGANLYDTQDVCGKTITLQGDAGTVTLTVVEEVSHTRCEACKDTDLDVSPAAFEQAIGPKNIGRGKGTWNFV; from the exons ATGttctccaagctcttccttctcgctcTTCCCCTCGTCCTCGCAGCTCCGGCTGTCAAGCGCACCGAGGGCGACATCACCTTCTACACCCCCGGCCAGGGCGCCTGCGCTGGAACCCACGGCGTCGAGGACATGGTCGCTGCCGTCGGTGCCAACCTCTACGACACTCAGGATGTCTGTGGCAAGACCATCACCCTCCAGGGCGATGCTGGTACCGTGACCCTCACTGTCGTCGAGGAAGTCTCTCACAC CCGCTGCGAGGCCTGCAAGGACACCGACCTTGATGTCTCCCCTGCTGCCTTTGAGCAGGCCATCGGACCCAAGAACATTGGACGCGGCAAGGGAACTTGGAACTTTGTTTAA